The genomic DNA TAATGGATACAGGATTAATACCCAGTAAAATAACGATTCCTACAAAAGCGAGTCCCATTCCAAACCACTGCATTCGATAAAAGATAGCTCCGAAAAAGACAAGTCCGACCAACATGGTCCAGATTGGCGTGGTAGCATTCAATACGGAAGCCATGCTGCTGGCAATTCTGGTCTCGCTAAAACTAATCAAGGCCCATGGCAAAACCATGTTCACCAGAGCTACAAGAATAACCGATTTCCATGGAATACTTCTGAATACAAATGGCTTGCGCATAAGCAGCATCAACAAAACAATAAAAATGAGGCCAAAGCTGGAACGAAGAAATACAATAGTCCAAGGTCCTACGTGATGAAGCAATAATACCTTGATAAACAAAAACGATCCACCCCAAATGAGGCTTAGCAGCAATAGCGCCGCATATAAAGAGCGTGACAATATGTATACCTTCTTTCTTTCCAATAATTGATGATTGCTTTGGCAAAGGAATAATTTCTATGATGAGGTATAAAAAGAACATTTGTTCTGTATGCTGATTATAATTGTATTCCTGCTATGAGTAAAGGAGATTCTTATGAAAAAGATACTGGACAACAAGAATAAGGCCCCACTGCCTTCCGAGGAAGACGCAAGGCTGATCAAAACTTGTGTACTTCTGACCCTCGTGCTGGATGTGCTGGAACGGGACATTCGCATTCTGAATGCCTCTGCCTTAAAAATGCCCGATCTATACGTTCGCAGTCTGACCGGGGTGCAACAGCGTGTAGCTGTTCAATTGGCGGAGACAAAGGCGCGAATGAAAAGGCAGGGAGTTAAAATATACAAGGAAACCCGGAATCACGAAGGCGTGGAGGTTCTGTATGTATGCCGTGGCTACCAAAAGCGGTTTTTCATGCTTTCCTCCTTTGCACGTAGCGAGGTTCGACGAGAATTGGGACATTATTTAGGAATTGATGTGACACAAAGCCACTCGACTGTGTAATCTCGTTTACAATCCTTGTACGATGCGGTTTCCGCGTACCGTTGCTTGTGTGAGCACCTCTTTCTCGTCTATCGTCAACAAATGTCTTCCTCGCATTAATACACGTCCATTCACAATAGTCGTATCGACATCTGCGCCGTTTACACTGTAAGCAAGCAGTGACTCTATCTGGTGTATTGACTGTAAATGCGGCTTTTGCATATCTATCAGAATGATATCTGCCTTTTTCCCCACCTCAAGCGTGCCGGTTTCGTGCTCAAGGTTTAGCAGCTTGGCTCCATTGACTGTAGCCATTTGCAGCGCCTGCGCAGCAGTAAAAGCAGCTGGATTGCCTGTGCTTAGCTTTTGCAGCCATGTTTTTTGTTCATCTGTCAGATGATGCAGGGCATAACTGCTGACTACAAAGTCAAAGGTCCATCCATATAAGAAATCGACATCAGATTTCCCAGCCTCATCTCCACCTGCGGGAATTTACTCCGGCAGCGCTTGACCATTTCATTCGATTGACGTGAGGTGAAACATGATGCGGGATATGGATAGGTCGCCAGATCATGGATAAATCCAATCCATTTAGCACACATTATGCTTATCTCATCCAAAAAGAAGGTGTTTTCTTGACTGGACATAACCCAGCTTCCTTTGAACTGAACAAGAATATTTCCTTTATCGAGCAAGCCCTTTTTTATACGGATGATTTAAAAAAACAGTCTATTTCTGTTGACGGAAAAGATGGCATTCTTCTCTATATAGACTCACTCGTGGATCAGGAGATCATTCAGACGCATATTCTGGCCACATTATATAATAAAACCGATTCTGGCCCTCACCAAATGTTTACCACCCTGAACAGCCAAAAGGACACCGACCTCCGAAATGCCGCTGATTCGCTTATTGAGGGATACTCCATTTTAATGGTGGATGGCGCAGAAGAATTTTATATCCTTTCCTCGGAAAAAACATACGCCCGTAGTACGAATGAGCCGGAGAACGAGGGAATTATCCGCGGGCCGCACAATGGATTTATTGAGCAGTTGTCCGTCAATCTGAATCTTATTCGCAAACAAATCATCAGCACATCGCTGATTGTGCGCTACTTTTATGTCGGATCTAAAACCCGGACCAAAGTCGCTATCATGTATATGCAAGACTTGGCCAATCCTGAGCTAGTGGAGGAAGTGGAAAAAAGAATACAAGCCATCTCCTCCGATCTGGTACTGCCTCCCGGTTTTATTCAGGAATTCACGGAGGACAATCCCTTTTCCCTGTTCCCTCAGCAACTCAGCACAGAACGTCCAGATCGGGTAGCCGCTAATTTAATGGAAGGACGAGTAACTATTTTGGCCGAAGGCAGTCCTACTGCCTTAATCGCTCCCGTCTCCTTTTTTGCATTTTATCAAAGCCCAGATGATTATAACGGTCGCTGGATTATTAGTTCCTTTCTGAGAATGATCCGAATGATGAGCTTTCTGATTGCTTTTACACTGCCCGCTATTTACATTGCAACGATTTCCTTTCACTCAGCCATTCTGCCACTGGAGCTGGCACATACGATCAAAAAATCGTTGGAAAATGTTCCGTTTCCCGCCATTGTGGAGGCGATGTTGCTTGAAGTGATTTTTGAGGTGCTACGGGAAGCCGGGATTCGTCTGCCCAGCCGAGTGGGCCAAACAATAGGCATCGTTGGCGGTCTGGTTATCGGGGATGCTATCGTTCGAGCAGGTCTCGTGTCATACACCATGATTATTGTCGTTTCGTTAACAGCTATCTCTTCTTTTTTGGTACCTTCCCATGAAATGAGCTCAGCTGTCCGCATTCTCCGTTTTCCAATGATGATTGCTGCAGCCTTGTTCGGATATATTGGCATTGCCTTCGGGATGCTTATTCTCCTTATTCACCTTTGTAAGCTGGAAACATTTGGTTCACCTTATTTTGCTCCTCTGGCACCTTTCCGGCTTGGCGATATGAAGGATGTTTTTATTCGCTTTCCCATTTGGACACTACAACAGCGGCCGCATGATTCCCGCCCCAAAAAAATGAAGCAACAGAACTACTCTAGGAGCTGGAAACGTCGTGAATAAAGAAAGTACAATTACACAGGGTCAATTGTTTTTTTTGATTATCAAGTTTGAGATTGGCGTGGATATTCTATCACTTCCTTATCAGATGCATTTGTCATCCAAGGGAGGGGGCTGGATATCCGTCATTATTGGAGGCATTTTGATCCAGCTTATCATTTTAATGTGCTGGCTCCTGTTAAGACGTTTTCCCTCCTCCTCCATTTACCAAATCCTCACTCGGATTACTGGTTCCTGGATGGGTAAAATTTTGACGGTAGCTTACATTATATACTACTTACTTATGGGAACTTCGGTTCTTGTGAGCGCCTATGACGTCATTAATCGCTGGATGCTGCAAAAAACCCCACGTTGGGCTATATTGGCTCTGATTCTGTTCAGCAGCATCTATTTAGTTCGCGAAAATTTGAGGACAATTGCCCGAGTGCTTGTTTTAATCTCCTTCCTGATCGTACCGATGATGTTTTTAATCAGTTATGGAATAAAACAGGCCAATCTGCTCTATCTACTGCCTTTGACTGAGGCTGGATGGCCTCATATTATTATAGGCTCCAAAGAAACGCTTCTAGCCATGTTCGGCTTTGAATTCATCCTCGTGGTCTTTCCCATGGTCGAGGGCAAAAGTAAAGGGAAGCTCAAGTCGCTCCTGCTAGCTAACGGGGTCGTGGTTCTGTTGTATGGATTTACCATATTAACCTGTACAAGTGTATTTAGCCCCCAGCAGCTTGATTTGATGCCGGAGCCTGTCATTTACCTGCTCAGATCTATTCCGCTGGGAACGATGGACCGGGTTGATTTTATTTTCCTGCCCATCTGGTTAATTTCAATCTTTGGCTCCATAAGCGGTTATTATTATGCAGCGTCCTATGGACTAGGCTATTTGTTCAAGAAGAAAAACCACAAACAAGCCGTTCCTTTCGTAGTATTCGTCTCATGCATTATTGCCTGCATCCCTCAAAAAAGAGAGGATTTTGACCTCTTCGGTACAATTGCCAACAATTCGGCTTATTTTTTCCTGATTGCACTACCTCTGCTGTTGCTGATTGTATCGTATATATTCAACAAAAAGGAGGAGCCCAGAATATGAAAAAAAAGAGGAGAGCACTTGGTATGCTGGCTCTACTCATTTTTATGACTGGCTGCTGGGATCAGGACAGCTTGAAGGATGCCCGGCTGGCAAATGCTTCGGCCTACGATCTTACTCCAGAAGGCATATTGCTGCAAACACTCGAAATTGTAGACGACTCTGGAAATAACCAAGGGAAAAGCGCCAATGAAATTCATTCAGGCACGGGAAATTCCGTCCGGCAAAGTACAGACAAAATCCGAGCCAAGGTAACAGGAGATATCCGTTACTTTAAATATGGGGTTACTTTGTATGGCACAAGCTTGGCCCAAAAAGATTTGTATCCATATCTGGATGTCCTGTATCGGGAGCCGGATCATCCAACCTCACATGTAAAGGTAGCTATAGTAGAAGGATCAGCTGGAGAATTAATGAACAAAAAAAGTGTAGGCAGCCTTTTAATCGGCGAATTTATAACGAAAAAAATCCGAAGCCTGGAGGAAATGTGCGTATTTCCCGAAGTGACGCTAGAAACACTGCTTCCCCCTATGCTTGATCCAGGGCAGGACTTTGTTCTCCCCTATCTCTCCAAAGATGGAGAAGACATCGTAGCACGAGGGATTGCCTTGTTTCACGGACAAAGATTTACAGGAACCCTTAACGACGAGCAAGGGGTGCTTTATGTCCTGATGACCGGGAAATGGAAGGACACAGCGCGCTTTGTAAAAAGGGTTCACTCGGGACCTGCCAGTGATTTGCAAAACTTTATTACCTATCAGGCTCATATTCGGAACATCAAACGCCAGCTTATAGTGAAAGTTGGACGCGATGGTCAAATTGATGTGTACCTCAACCTGAAGCTCCCTGTCGATGTTGTTGAATACTCGCGGGATCATCTTCAGGATAAGGATAATGTCATGCGCCTGAACCGTCAGCTTTCGGAAATCATGACCCAGGATGCGGAGGAAATTATCCGTACGCTTCAAAAAAGCGGTTGTGATGCCTTTGGCATCGGCAGACAATTGATTGCCCATCACCCGACCTTGTGGAAAAACCTGGAATGGAATAAAGAGTACCCTAATGTTCGTTTTCACCCACAGGTCACCGTCAATATAGTCGGGAACGGCATATTGAATTAGGCCGCTCCCTTTGGTTTAGTTTTTCGGCTGGTCGGGTGTTTCGGTATGAATAGCCTCGCTAGGTTTATTTTCTGGAACTTCATTCTGGGTTTCTGGTTCAGAAGGAGGCTCCTGCTTATTTTCAACAGATGGCTGCGAACTATCTGCTGGTGGCAAATCATGACTCTCGCCATTCGTATCAAATTCTGTGCCAAAATCAGAAGGTACTGTTTCTTCTGGTATAATTCCCCTCTGATCCGTTACAGGTTCTTGTTTCTCCGGAGCTGCTTTATCCTTTGTATCCGATTTGGACGGTACGGCAGGTATGGATGAACGTGTTCGTTGCTCCCTCCCGACTTCCGTTGGCACGTATTTTTGGTTAAACCAGTCTGTCACGAGTTGACCAGATTGCCTGGAATAGCTTCCCGGCAGCTTACCTGTAAGGCTGGAGACCGTAACTTTTACAACACCTTCCGGCTGTGTAAAATGCTTATTTTTGAAGAGCTGGGGCTTATCCTTGATCGCCTCGTTCATGATAAGCGCCCACACCGATTGTGCTCTGGAGTGCCCTTCTTGAGATAGCGTGTTAACCTGTTGACGGTAACCTGCCCAGACGCCAAGTGTAACATCCGGGGTATAGCCCATGAACCATACATCGCCAAAGTTTTGTGTCGTACCGGTCTTGCCAGCAATATCAATGGTACCATAGCTTTTAAAAGCATTTTGCATACGTTTGCCTGTACCCCTCGGGTCCGATATAACCGTTTTGAGCATATCTGTCATCAAAAACGCGGTTTGACGGGAATATACACGCTTCGCCTGCGGTTTGAATTCATATACGATCTTGCCGTCGGCATCCGTAATTTTACTGATCAAATGGGGTTCGTTGTATACGCCCATATTGGGAATCGTACCATATGCCGCTGTCAGTTCCTTGACAGATACCCCCTTACTCAGTCCACCCAGAACTCCTGTCTGAGCATGTTCATCCTGCGGCTGAATCGTTGTAATCCCAAGGGATCGCACAAAATTCCAGGCATTTGGAATTTTAACTTCATATAAAAACAATCTCAGCGCAGGAATGTTGATCGACCGATTGAGTGCTTCGCGGGCTGTCATCAGTCCTTCGTACCGTCTGTTATAATTTTTAGGGATATGATAGCCTTTACGTCCGTCTTTCAATACAATTTGAGAATCATCAATAAGACCAGCAGGCTGAGTGTAGCCTTTTTCCAAAGCAGGCAAATAAGCTGCAATAGGCTTCATGGCAGAACCGGGCTGACGCGTCATCTGGGTTGCATAGTTCATTTGCTCAGTATTAAAGTCCCTGCCCTCGATCATACCGAGTATAGACCCCGTTTTATGATCAATCATGATGGCAGCAATCTGTTCCAGTCCCTTCTGCTTACTGTATGGAGAAAAGTTTTGCGGATTGGCTGCAATCTGTCTCATATCGTTATAAACTTTCTTATTTATCGTTGTATAAATCCGATAACCGGACCGTTGCAGCTCTTCCCGTGTATTTTGAAGGAGTTCAGCATGCTCAGGTTTGGAAATCTCAGCTGTTGTAAGATCCGGATTTTCCTGGAGCGCCAACAACCGAGTGGCCTCCCGTTCCGTCTCCAGCATCAAATAAGGGAATGTGTTGTAGCTTTTCTCGCGATGTGGTGCAAGAGTAGCTTTAATATCAAATTGAAGTCCCTCGTTATATTCCATTAGTGTGATTTTACCTGTTGCCAACATTCTTCCCAGCACGACATGCTGGCGCTCGATAGCTTTGTTGAAGCCTTCTTCATCAAACTTCCCTTTACCGTCAAAAGCTGAATAAACAGATGGCAATTGTGGAAGACCGGCCAAATAAGCCGCTTGAGCAATATGAAGCTTATGTAGATCACTTACATTAAAAATCCCTAACGAAGCCGACTTGATCCCATACAAATTGTAGCCTGCGGAGCCATTGCCAAACGGCATTTTGTTCAAGTATGCCGTTAATATTTTATCCTTACTCATAAAACGCTCCATACGCAGTGCGAGCAGCATTTCCTTTACCTTGCGGCTGTCCGTCTTATCCAGACTGAGGAAAACTCGCCGGGCTACCTGCTGTGTCAGTGTGCTGCCGCCTGTTTGGCGATTCTCGTTCAGAAGCTTCTGTTTGACGGCGCGAGCCGTCCCTTTTAGATCAACACCCTGATGCTCATAAAATTGGCTGTCTTCTGTTGAAATAAGGGCATCTACAATGGATTGGGGAACATCCTTCAAATCCACGAGCTGCCGATCCTCCTCCATGCGCATTCGTCCAACCGGGGTTACCTGGTCATTAAAAAATACAAAGCTGGTCAGAGCGTTCTCGTTTACCTTTTCATATATCAACTGGCGTGATCGCACAGGCTCATCATGAACCAGCGCTGCCACATAACCGGATATAAGACCTCCGGCAAATAGGACCCCAAGTACGCCCGCTAGCGAGAACCACTTGATATTAATCAGCAAAACTCTGCCAAAAATACGCCACCTGCTGCGTTTTTGAGATGATGGTCGACGTTTTGGGTTCATAAAAATGGTTTTCTCCCCTCAATATGCATTCATTACTACATGCTTTCGTTCAAGATAATATGATACGCCATGTTAGGTTTTCCGTAAACTATAACGTTCCAGAAAAACCGAGCCGTTCTGCTGTAGACACTCCGAAACTTTTTGCCATAGGAAGCTTTCTCTACACTCGCATAAAAGCTCTGACAATCCGCCAAAAGAATTGTCCGTTCAGTTGTTTTAGTCATGCTGTACCCTCCAAAAAGCCGATTACGTACGAACGTAAATTCTTAATTATTATAACACCAAACACTTGTTCTGTATTCAGGTAATTTATAAGGTTGTATGATTTGCGAAAAATATTGGTGGTATCCACTAATAAGGTGTATCCGAACTATTGGTTCTATATTCAATATTATTAGGGATTGGAGTGTTTAAATAATTCCTCTATAGTGATGAAAGCAATAAACTTTCTTCCTTGTTGTCAAAGAAGCTAGAGAAAGACTATCTCCCAATGGAAATAGTCCCTTTACTATATCGATTCATTTATTTGGAAGGGAAAAACCCTTCAATACATCCACGCATTTCTTGCTTGATGGATTGAAGGGTTTTCTTTGACCAAGTCTTCTGCCTCTTCTAATGTGGTGGCCAAACCTTACTCAAGTAATACTCCGGTTGAAGATGCCCGGAAAAACATTTTTATAAGATTATCCTGTTTACCTTTCCATTTAAGGGGTACCGCCAGCAAAATTCGGATTAACAACTCATGGAATTCTAACCACAAAAATAGCCAATTTTCACCACGCTAAGGTGTAATCGTCTGCCTGATTATCAATGGTGCATCTAGGGTTATCGACAGCAGAACGTGAAAACGTACGTTAAGCAATTTATTTACAATAAACAATGATCAGCCGCCGCGCTGTAAACTGCTCATTCTGTCATTAAACTAACGTGTCCCGGTAGTTTAACAGGTTAGCCGATTCTCGTCAGCAGCCTTGTCACTATGTTGAGTTACACTTATCATTTCAAAAAGAAATGAGGTCAGCTTCATTGTATGTTTCAAAGGTAATTATAGTCATTTTGAATACTTCAAAAGCAGGCGAATTTCTTTAGCTCTATTTCTTGCCTCACTGCAACTTCTTGGAACATCCAATTATCTTGACAGACGTTCAGATACAGGCATTATGAGCTATCCCCCCCGCCTTCTCTCTCTGCCAGCTTCACCTATCCATATGGAGCCCAATAGCAAGACAGCACCGAGCAATTGCTGCAAAGTCATCCTCTCAGCTAAGACAAGAGCTGAAATCAATAGTGAAGTTAGGGGGTCGATATAACTCAATACAGCGATGCTTTGACCTTTTAGGCCTTTCATTCCGGCAAAGAACAGATAAAATCCAACACCGCCATGAACGATACCCAGCACAAGCATCAATATTATCGTGTTGCCGGTGATCGACAAGAAACTGAAGCCATCTGTGAATAGCACAAATGGGAACAGCATGGCAACCGACAAGCCAAGCAAAGCAGTTCCGATACAAACCGCCTTTTTAAGTGACAGCTTTTCTTTCAAAGGTTCTCTTTAGGTCGAGTCGAGGGAACTCCGGGATGCTTGCAAGCCGTTTTGTAAATAGTCAATAAGTGGTAGGCCAACGTTCTGCGAAAAGTTTTTCTGTTTTCTTTAAATACAATTGGCGCTGTTCAAGAGTTCGCTTCTCCATACCTGAGTAATTATACCATTTAAGAGAGTTTATACTCATTTTTCGAAAAGTTCCACGAAACATCATTTTGGTGATTGGATTTCCAAATAGCCATCGATAAATATATGTTGGAGTTGCCATAATTGTTAGTAAAGAGACACCCTTCAAACGAGGAAGCAGACACTTAAATAAACGCCCTGGTTTAGGCTCGCTGTACACAATTCCTTTTGCTAATACCTTATCTAAGAAACCCTTCATCATTGCTGGCATTCCTTCCCACCAGATAGGAAAGATAAAAATAAGGTGATCTGCTTCGAGTAGTCGCTGTTGGTAATCTGCAATTAGAGGATCAATTACTTCCTTTTTTCGCCAAGACGCGAGGTCAGAAGCAGACATAACAGGATTAAAGCCGTCTTTATGCAAATCAATCAAATCGACTCGGTGACCACTTGAATGCAAACCTCTTATGGTAGCTGCCAACAAGGCTGCTGAATAACTTCTATTATGAGGAATATTTTCTGAAGCACCACTTCCATAAGGATGATCAAATATAATAAGAATGTTCATATAAAATTTCCTTTCTTGAATTTTGTTGTCTGTGAAACAAAATTGTTTTTATGGATATAATAATATATTTTTGTTTCCTTGTTGTCAATAATGTTTCCTTGTATTTTATTTTTTTATAATTACTTGGTATACTAGAAACATAAATCTGAAACAGGAATATTTCTTTATTCTCTAATATAAAATCTTAAAAGTAAGAGAGTGAGATTGTAAAAATGAATGAGAATTTTGAACAAACGCTTTTAATAAAAGATATAATAGGTCACATTGCTGCTATACAGAAGCGATTTCAGTCAGAA from Paenibacillus sp. FSL R10-2782 includes the following:
- a CDS encoding amidohydrolase family protein; translation: MPAGGDEAGKSDVDFLYGWTFDFVVSSYALHHLTDEQKTWLQKLSTGNPAAFTAAQALQMATVNGAKLLNLEHETGTLEVGKKADIILIDMQKPHLQSIHQIESLLAYSVNGADVDTTIVNGRVLMRGRHLLTIDEKEVLTQATVRGNRIVQGL
- a CDS encoding spore germination protein — translated: MTGHNPASFELNKNISFIEQALFYTDDLKKQSISVDGKDGILLYIDSLVDQEIIQTHILATLYNKTDSGPHQMFTTLNSQKDTDLRNAADSLIEGYSILMVDGAEEFYILSSEKTYARSTNEPENEGIIRGPHNGFIEQLSVNLNLIRKQIISTSLIVRYFYVGSKTRTKVAIMYMQDLANPELVEEVEKRIQAISSDLVLPPGFIQEFTEDNPFSLFPQQLSTERPDRVAANLMEGRVTILAEGSPTALIAPVSFFAFYQSPDDYNGRWIISSFLRMIRMMSFLIAFTLPAIYIATISFHSAILPLELAHTIKKSLENVPFPAIVEAMLLEVIFEVLREAGIRLPSRVGQTIGIVGGLVIGDAIVRAGLVSYTMIIVVSLTAISSFLVPSHEMSSAVRILRFPMMIAAALFGYIGIAFGMLILLIHLCKLETFGSPYFAPLAPFRLGDMKDVFIRFPIWTLQQRPHDSRPKKMKQQNYSRSWKRRE
- a CDS encoding GerAB/ArcD/ProY family transporter, which produces MNKESTITQGQLFFLIIKFEIGVDILSLPYQMHLSSKGGGWISVIIGGILIQLIILMCWLLLRRFPSSSIYQILTRITGSWMGKILTVAYIIYYLLMGTSVLVSAYDVINRWMLQKTPRWAILALILFSSIYLVRENLRTIARVLVLISFLIVPMMFLISYGIKQANLLYLLPLTEAGWPHIIIGSKETLLAMFGFEFILVVFPMVEGKSKGKLKSLLLANGVVVLLYGFTILTCTSVFSPQQLDLMPEPVIYLLRSIPLGTMDRVDFIFLPIWLISIFGSISGYYYAASYGLGYLFKKKNHKQAVPFVVFVSCIIACIPQKREDFDLFGTIANNSAYFFLIALPLLLLIVSYIFNKKEEPRI
- a CDS encoding Ger(x)C family spore germination protein; this encodes MKKKRRALGMLALLIFMTGCWDQDSLKDARLANASAYDLTPEGILLQTLEIVDDSGNNQGKSANEIHSGTGNSVRQSTDKIRAKVTGDIRYFKYGVTLYGTSLAQKDLYPYLDVLYREPDHPTSHVKVAIVEGSAGELMNKKSVGSLLIGEFITKKIRSLEEMCVFPEVTLETLLPPMLDPGQDFVLPYLSKDGEDIVARGIALFHGQRFTGTLNDEQGVLYVLMTGKWKDTARFVKRVHSGPASDLQNFITYQAHIRNIKRQLIVKVGRDGQIDVYLNLKLPVDVVEYSRDHLQDKDNVMRLNRQLSEIMTQDAEEIIRTLQKSGCDAFGIGRQLIAHHPTLWKNLEWNKEYPNVRFHPQVTVNIVGNGILN
- a CDS encoding transglycosylase domain-containing protein gives rise to the protein MNPKRRPSSQKRSRWRIFGRVLLINIKWFSLAGVLGVLFAGGLISGYVAALVHDEPVRSRQLIYEKVNENALTSFVFFNDQVTPVGRMRMEEDRQLVDLKDVPQSIVDALISTEDSQFYEHQGVDLKGTARAVKQKLLNENRQTGGSTLTQQVARRVFLSLDKTDSRKVKEMLLALRMERFMSKDKILTAYLNKMPFGNGSAGYNLYGIKSASLGIFNVSDLHKLHIAQAAYLAGLPQLPSVYSAFDGKGKFDEEGFNKAIERQHVVLGRMLATGKITLMEYNEGLQFDIKATLAPHREKSYNTFPYLMLETEREATRLLALQENPDLTTAEISKPEHAELLQNTREELQRSGYRIYTTINKKVYNDMRQIAANPQNFSPYSKQKGLEQIAAIMIDHKTGSILGMIEGRDFNTEQMNYATQMTRQPGSAMKPIAAYLPALEKGYTQPAGLIDDSQIVLKDGRKGYHIPKNYNRRYEGLMTAREALNRSINIPALRLFLYEVKIPNAWNFVRSLGITTIQPQDEHAQTGVLGGLSKGVSVKELTAAYGTIPNMGVYNEPHLISKITDADGKIVYEFKPQAKRVYSRQTAFLMTDMLKTVISDPRGTGKRMQNAFKSYGTIDIAGKTGTTQNFGDVWFMGYTPDVTLGVWAGYRQQVNTLSQEGHSRAQSVWALIMNEAIKDKPQLFKNKHFTQPEGVVKVTVSSLTGKLPGSYSRQSGQLVTDWFNQKYVPTEVGREQRTRSSIPAVPSKSDTKDKAAPEKQEPVTDQRGIIPEETVPSDFGTEFDTNGESHDLPPADSSQPSVENKQEPPSEPETQNEVPENKPSEAIHTETPDQPKN
- a CDS encoding DMT family transporter codes for the protein MKEKLSLKKAVCIGTALLGLSVAMLFPFVLFTDGFSFLSITGNTIILMLVLGIVHGGVGFYLFFAGMKGLKGQSIAVLSYIDPLTSLLISALVLAERMTLQQLLGAVLLLGSIWIGEAGRERRRGG
- a CDS encoding NAD(P)H-dependent oxidoreductase is translated as MNILIIFDHPYGSGASENIPHNRSYSAALLAATIRGLHSSGHRVDLIDLHKDGFNPVMSASDLASWRKKEVIDPLIADYQQRLLEADHLIFIFPIWWEGMPAMMKGFLDKVLAKGIVYSEPKPGRLFKCLLPRLKGVSLLTIMATPTYIYRWLFGNPITKMMFRGTFRKMSINSLKWYNYSGMEKRTLEQRQLYLKKTEKLFAERWPTTY